Genomic segment of Aquarana catesbeiana isolate 2022-GZ linkage group LG09, ASM4218655v1, whole genome shotgun sequence:
ACTACAAAGCCTGCTTGTATGCTGGCATCAAAATCTGTGGCACAAACGCAGAAGTTATGCCATCACAGGTAAGGATAAATGACCCACTCTAAAATCCTGACAATCTGTGAGGGCCCATTTCCACTATTACTATTCATGTTTTGAAACCCTAAATGTGTCCAGCAATATTTTTTTCCTCCAATTGCTTTACATTGGCAGATTCATAGAAGCCAATGGCCACACATaacatgcattttgatgcattgGCAACAACTATTTTGCCTTGGTCAATGGTGGTTAACCCGATCTGCTCTAAATTCTAATGAAAAGCACATTGGGGAAACTTTTATATCTAGATGCACATAGACTCATGTCTATTCACACAGATCTAAATGGACCCTAAAACAATTGAAAGTCTGCTTTGCCCGAGATGGATAGGACTAAATTTCCATGTGACGTGCAAACTGTTTTTAGTTAAATTCTTTTATCTTTTCTATAGTGGGAGTTTCAAGTTGGACCCTGTGAAGGGATTAATATGGGAGACCACCTTTGGATGGCTCGCTTCATCCTACACAGAGTATGTGAGGACTTTGGTGTTGTGGCAACGCTGGACCCAAAACCCATGACTGGCAACTGGAACGGAGCTGGGTGTCACACAAACTACAGCACGGAAGACATGCGGAAGGAAGGAGGACTGAAGTGAGTCTCTCAGACAACTTTTTGGGGCTGGAAGAAACCAGCAATGCTTCTAAAAGCCTACACAATcatgttaaaaagaaaaataaaactattGGGCCCCAGTTGAAAATGGTTTAAACCAGTGGTCTACAACCTGCGGCCCTTTGCCTACcttttttatctggcccttggcactatttttttttttctcccactgataccaatgactaggagcaattcctcccactgatgccaacaataacGCTatgcttcccactgacaccaaagatggggcactattccttccacaattttctactcccactggccagtcTGGCCCTCCCCTAAAGTCTGAGgggcagtaaactggtccttttttgtttcaaaagtttggagccCCCTGGTTTAAACCTATCTTTTTGGTCTCTGCTTTTGTatgccacagtaaaaaaaaaaaaaaaaaatcccaagatataACTGGGGATTTTATGCAGTAAACCTGTAGTCTCctatttctgaaaatgctgatACTTGGCTTCTTTACATTGAGTTGGTGacccttaaagtggtggtaaatcctgttacaccacttttacctacaggtaagcctataaccaggcttgcctgtaggtacctggaatatctcctaaactgcaatTTTAGGAGAGAAATTTTCAGTATATGCTGCTGatggcgcatgcacactgaagaaacaggcCGCTGGCGCCCTTTCTTAAGTcatgctgtgaccggcggctcccgtgtgcatgcatgggagtgatgtcatcgcagcaactagtattttcagtagagggccagcaatggcagcctagaATTTACACTCCTGAGATGGATAGTATATACTTTAAACCGACCCTTAAGAATACTAATCTATCATAATTAATGTTGCTCTCTATCAATGGAGCCAAGATGTTGATAAAAACTAGTGCTTTATTTTGTtaccatttttacagtaatccttATCTTATATACTCTATTTATTACATGCAGTAGTCTCATTTGATGAATGTTCTATTTTCACAAACCATAGAATAGTTCACTATTTCACATTATTACTAAATGACAAAGCCCTTAGTGTTGGCAGTGACCAATTCTATCCATATTTAATGGTGTTCTATTGAGATTATACAATGACCTGTTAACACACCAGTTTGATTCAGCATTTCCTTACTGTCCCGCCAGACACATTGAAGATGCCATTGAGAAACTAGGAAAGCGTCACGACTACCACATCTGTGTCTACGACCCACGAGGTGGAAAGGACAATTCTCGACGACTGACAGGACAGCATGAAACCTCCAGCATTCATGAATTTTCAGCTGGTGTGGCCAACCGTGGTGCCAGTATTCGTATCCCACGCCAGGTCGGACAGGAAGGCTTCGGCTACTTCGAAGATCGCCGCCCAGCAGCCAACTGTGACCCCTACGCTGTTACTGAGGCCTTGGCCAGGACGACCCTTCTGAATGAAACGGGAAGTGAAACTAAAGACTACTCTAAGAATTAAATGTGGGGGCTGGACCCACCCAGTAGATTCCATCCATTTTTGCATCTTCCATCTCAGCCTTTAGTGGGTTGGTCAGCTCAGCTGCAGGCTCACAGCCAAGTTGtctctggcagaaaaaaatgtttccaGGGTGTCTGTAATGCCCACTCTTGTCTTTCCCTAAAGAGTGGCTGACATGGCCAGCTTCATTAAACAAAAAACCACAATCTGATACGTCTAGTCCTTAAGGGAAAGACTGCAACTGTGTCCAGAGACAAATTAGCTGAGAGCGAAAGCAAGGCTGGCTGGTAAACCTGCTCCACTGTTTTAATCTGTTCTTTACTAATCTTTCTGTACAGTTTCTTCCACTTTGGAAGGTAGAGGGCATTGATCATTATAGACTGAAAGCCAGTGGGATGGCTTATTTTCAGAATTCCTTTTAACGAAGGGAGTGGCTAATAACTGCACTCCTTAAACGGGTTTTTAATATGTGACCTACAAGGACCATCAACCTGCTGGGCAGCAGGGGGgttgtgctttttttgtttttaaggatcCCATAATACCTCATCTTACTTGTGGggtgttatttttttaaaagctccagTACAATCATGTTTGGGTCTGAACTAAAGTTCCTCGAAAGAGGTTTTTATTGTAAACTGTGTAATAACATGTGACTGTTTTTGGGTTTTTATCACTTGAATAAAGCCGGGAAAAAATCAACCACCTGTGTTTGTTAATGAGTGGACAGGAATATAGGCCAAGCAACAAATTGTGAAGATGTGCCAACTCTTTGCTCTGAATGTTGGTGACCATTTTTCTAGTGCTGGTAGatatattttctgtaaaaaaattttttttggggggggggggggggcgcgggggtTTGTTCTGTCAGTAGCTAGCTGTGAAACCCACCattgtgtggtggctgcatttggatTCCACTCTATCCACCCAGGACCATGGACTTTGTAGCTGcatagtatacatacagtataatgcCAATACCTGTCAAACTACTTTACTCCAGTATTAAAGGACCTTTTTATTATAGAAACAAAAAAGCAGATCTATATATTCATTTAGTGCAAGATAATGTTCCACAATAAATCGTGAAAAAAGTCCTCAGGAAAAATCCAAACACCATGGTAAAAAGATAAATGTGCAGTGGCAAGTAATCCTGGTTATCCGTGCTCCACCATCAATCGTGTGGGAGAAATACAAACTCTACAAATGTCTAGGTAAAATGAGCTTTGTAACCATCAGATTCCTTGGGTATCCATATGTATCTGAAGAGGGTGACTCTCAGCTCAAGAAATATCTCCCGACATTGATTTACCAAAGAAGATCGAGAGAAGCAGAATGTATATCATAGCGCAACAAGTTTATTGCTCGCCCGCATCAATCTCCCTTCCGGTTTTCATGGTTCCGACCTCTGGTGCTTTAGGAACACATGCTGCGATTTGGAGAAACTGCTTTTTAACTTGGCTGGCTGAACATGTTGGTACTGACTTGTATAGCACCCTAATATATAATTTGGCCAAATCTGAGTTTGTGGTGAGCATTAGGATTTCCACAACCTGTACCTCTTtacaaaaaaatgcacatatatattTGCTGCAAAAGATGtgctttctttgcaaaatagcctgcaaggtgtgtgtgtgtgttgggatgGATGCCCAGCGTGTTCAGTTTGAAAtggggaaagcagagggactgtttGAAACCCCAGGTATATTTCACACAAAGGGAGTCAAATGGATTTTTACACAAGTATATGGTAGCACAGATGCATATCAGGAACATGACTTGTTTTGGGTACCTTTGTGTATTTGGGGTACAGAAGAATTCCTATATATGCTGTGGCGATTGGAAGTGGTAGAGTAGCTGAATAAGATGCAGGgctcagtccacaaaaatgctgtgtattGTCAgatccaaaggctgtttttttttgtattgcacatAACATAATGTGCATTTATTGCAGTGGTGTGTGT
This window contains:
- the LOC141108265 gene encoding glutamine synthetase; translated protein: MSVSHSSRLNKGVREQYMKLPQAGMVQVTYVWIDGTGEGVRCKTKTLDYEPKSIEEVPEWNFDGSSTYQAEGSNSDMYLVPVQMFRDPFCLDPNKLVMCEVLKYNRKAAETNLRHTCRQIMDMVADQHPWFGMEQEYTLLGINGHPYGWPENGFPGPQGPYYCGVGADKVYGRDIVECHYKACLYAGIKICGTNAEVMPSQWEFQVGPCEGINMGDHLWMARFILHRVCEDFGVVATLDPKPMTGNWNGAGCHTNYSTEDMRKEGGLKHIEDAIEKLGKRHDYHICVYDPRGGKDNSRRLTGQHETSSIHEFSAGVANRGASIRIPRQVGQEGFGYFEDRRPAANCDPYAVTEALARTTLLNETGSETKDYSKN